A genome region from Colwellia sp. Arc7-D includes the following:
- a CDS encoding HD domain-containing protein has product MQDLEQQLNFILELDRLKAVYRQVTVKSDDNRRENSAEHSWHIALMAQTLNGYASEPVNVARVTIMLLIHDIVEIDAGDTFAFAKQSELDAQEAKELAAAKRIFGLLPEQQYQETLNLWLEFEEAETNDAKFAKAMDRVLPLLQNMKNNGGSWAKHNVSKSEVIARNNLLDGLAPKLWTYVTEQIDLAVENGWLRNA; this is encoded by the coding sequence ATGCAAGATTTAGAGCAACAATTAAATTTTATATTAGAGTTAGACCGTCTTAAAGCTGTGTACCGACAAGTGACAGTGAAATCAGATGACAACAGACGTGAGAATAGTGCTGAGCATAGTTGGCACATAGCGTTGATGGCGCAAACACTAAATGGTTATGCATCAGAGCCGGTAAATGTAGCGCGAGTTACCATTATGCTACTTATTCATGACATCGTTGAAATTGATGCAGGCGACACGTTTGCATTTGCAAAACAATCAGAGCTTGATGCGCAGGAAGCAAAAGAGTTAGCCGCTGCAAAACGTATCTTTGGTTTATTGCCTGAGCAACAATATCAAGAAACGTTAAATCTTTGGTTAGAGTTTGAAGAAGCAGAAACCAACGATGCTAAATTTGCTAAAGCAATGGACCGAGTTTTACCTTTATTACAAAATATGAAAAATAATGGGGGTAGCTGGGCGAAACATAATGTGAGTAAATCTGAAGTCATCGCGCGTAATAATTTATTAGATGGTTTAGCACCTAAACTATGGACATATGTTACTGAACAAATAGATTTGGCAGTAGAAAATGGTTGGCTACGCAACGCTTAA